Proteins found in one Paenibacillus sp. FSL R10-2782 genomic segment:
- a CDS encoding thiamine pyrophosphate-dependent enzyme, whose protein sequence is MAKLEEELKQTGAAQVTTFESGNEMAATAAAQINYHMMGYFPITPSTEVAQYLDQMRTRGQHDIKLVAADGEHGSAGICYGAAAAGARVVNATSSQGFLYMLEQLPVQSGTRFPMVMNLVTRAISGPLDIRGDHSDLYYGLNTGWVILTASTPQAVYDMNIMALKIAEHSDVRLPVMVAYDGFYTSHQKRKVQYFADAETVRGFVGPNPNLNYPNISDFDHPVTVGAHMNGDDLTNNHAQLSEALKRSEGVYEQVAAEYAALSGREYPILDLYHMEDAEVAIFLLNSAAESAKDVADQLRARGIKAGVIRPNIIRPLPAAQLRETLRHVKALLVGERADSYGADGGNLTHEIKAALQEDPLNRTLVLCRIFGLGGKDFYAEDAEAFFQLAIEAAEAGRIVKPFDYYGLNPGSPDKVMPQVMQPPRGDAYRTGLIQVTPDEATGKLKVKVPPLRSLTTKPRRLTPGHGACPGCGALSALELFFKGIEGDIVVLFQTGCVYVVTTGYPYTSHKQPMIHNLFQNGAATLSGALEAYMEMKRRNEIEMADDPTFIMISGDGGMDIGMGSAIGAALRNHKLIMLEYDNEGYMNTGSQQSYSTPVGHMTSTSGVGKMQKGKQGHHKDTVQIMAACNIPYAFTAAESHPQDMLRKAAKAQWYANNVGTAYGKILCACPLNWKSEDRLGTSIVGAAVESCFFPLYEIEQGSTTITYNPEDKGKRIPAAEWLKLMGKTKHLLKEEATLATFEQEIERRWSILKKKHEISEL, encoded by the coding sequence ATGGCGAAACTGGAGGAGGAGCTCAAGCAGACAGGCGCCGCACAGGTGACAACGTTCGAATCCGGCAATGAAATGGCGGCTACGGCGGCTGCGCAGATCAATTATCATATGATGGGATATTTTCCGATCACACCCTCGACCGAGGTGGCGCAATATCTGGATCAGATGAGAACGAGAGGTCAGCATGACATTAAGCTGGTTGCAGCAGACGGTGAGCATGGATCGGCAGGGATATGCTATGGTGCTGCCGCAGCGGGAGCGAGGGTTGTGAATGCAACAAGTTCGCAAGGCTTCCTGTATATGCTGGAGCAGTTGCCTGTGCAGTCAGGCACTCGTTTTCCTATGGTTATGAATCTGGTGACCCGGGCTATCAGTGGCCCGCTGGATATCCGTGGGGATCACTCAGACTTGTATTATGGTTTGAATACAGGCTGGGTGATTTTGACCGCAAGTACGCCGCAGGCTGTGTATGATATGAACATCATGGCGCTGAAAATCGCAGAGCACAGCGATGTTAGACTGCCTGTGATGGTCGCTTATGACGGTTTTTACACGTCCCATCAGAAGCGTAAGGTGCAATATTTTGCTGATGCCGAAACTGTGCGTGGTTTTGTGGGGCCAAATCCGAATCTGAATTATCCGAATATTTCCGATTTTGACCATCCGGTTACTGTCGGGGCGCATATGAATGGCGATGACCTGACGAATAATCATGCTCAGTTATCCGAGGCGTTAAAGCGGTCAGAAGGAGTATATGAGCAGGTAGCCGCAGAATATGCCGCATTATCCGGGCGGGAATATCCGATTTTGGATCTCTATCATATGGAGGATGCCGAGGTTGCAATATTCCTGTTGAATTCAGCGGCTGAATCGGCCAAGGATGTAGCCGATCAGCTCCGCGCGCGTGGCATTAAGGCTGGTGTGATTCGTCCGAATATCATTCGACCGCTTCCGGCCGCGCAGCTGCGTGAGACATTGCGCCATGTCAAGGCGCTGCTGGTGGGTGAACGTGCGGATTCGTACGGCGCCGATGGCGGTAATTTGACGCACGAAATCAAGGCGGCCTTGCAGGAGGACCCGCTGAACCGGACGCTTGTATTGTGCCGCATCTTTGGCTTGGGCGGCAAGGATTTTTATGCGGAAGACGCTGAGGCGTTCTTCCAGCTTGCGATTGAGGCGGCGGAAGCCGGACGGATCGTGAAGCCATTTGATTATTACGGGCTTAATCCAGGGTCCCCGGACAAGGTCATGCCGCAGGTTATGCAGCCGCCACGGGGGGATGCATACCGTACCGGTCTGATTCAGGTGACGCCGGATGAGGCGACCGGCAAGCTCAAGGTCAAGGTACCGCCGCTGCGCTCGCTGACGACCAAACCACGCCGTCTCACACCGGGTCATGGGGCGTGTCCGGGCTGTGGAGCGTTGTCTGCGCTGGAGCTGTTTTTCAAAGGCATCGAAGGCGATATCGTCGTGCTGTTCCAAACAGGCTGCGTATACGTGGTGACGACAGGTTATCCGTATACATCACACAAGCAGCCTATGATTCATAATCTTTTTCAAAATGGGGCTGCTACACTCTCTGGAGCGCTGGAGGCTTATATGGAGATGAAGCGCCGCAATGAGATTGAGATGGCAGATGACCCGACCTTTATAATGATCAGTGGTGACGGCGGGATGGATATTGGCATGGGGTCGGCTATCGGGGCTGCACTGCGTAATCATAAGCTGATCATGCTGGAATATGATAATGAGGGCTACATGAATACAGGCTCGCAGCAATCGTACTCGACTCCGGTAGGTCACATGACAAGCACATCAGGCGTAGGGAAAATGCAAAAAGGCAAGCAGGGTCACCACAAGGATACGGTGCAAATTATGGCTGCCTGCAATATTCCATATGCCTTCACGGCAGCGGAAAGCCATCCGCAGGATATGCTGCGTAAAGCGGCCAAGGCACAATGGTATGCCAATAACGTGGGAACGGCCTATGGTAAAATCCTGTGCGCCTGTCCACTGAACTGGAAATCCGAGGATAGACTGGGTACCAGCATTGTGGGTGCAGCTGTGGAGTCTTGCTTTTTCCCGCTGTACGAGATTGAGCAAGGCAGTACGACGATTACGTACAATCCGGAGGACAAGGGAAAACGGATTCCAGCCGCAGAATGGCTCAAATTAATGGGCAAAACAAAACATCTTCTCAAGGAGGAAGCCACGCTGGCTACCTTTGAGCAGGAGATTGAACGCCGCTGGAGTATCCTGAAAAAGAAACATGAAATTTCGGAGCTATAA
- a CDS encoding 2-oxoacid:acceptor oxidoreductase family protein — protein sequence MSILTRTNRLGFFEIRLESIGGLGANLAGKMLAETGVLGLGLNASNFASYGSEKKGTPVKSFVRFCDPGVDIRDHSPIEQPHVVGIFHETLYKTVNVISGLPADGIVVVNSTRPAEEIRADLGLVSGTLAVVDAMGIALEERTKLNTSMLGALFRVCDFLDPEAMRSVIRSTFEKKNPQLVEPNLRTFNRGFEEMELHVYPVTNAAQDHIFERPQPLLGYETQPSGGIIATQGNSMTRDVSGSRQGFVPEYEADKCTHCAKCDSICPDYCFVWEEQADKRGRMLPFLQGIDYQYCKGCLKCVDICPSGALSSRREQWGWAEQHRVAHQFPVYEGGRV from the coding sequence TTGTCTATATTAACACGCACAAATCGACTTGGATTTTTTGAAATCCGGCTGGAATCCATTGGTGGACTCGGCGCTAATCTGGCTGGAAAAATGCTGGCCGAAACGGGCGTGCTTGGTCTGGGGCTAAATGCTTCCAATTTCGCGTCCTACGGTTCGGAAAAAAAGGGAACCCCGGTCAAAAGCTTTGTACGCTTTTGTGATCCCGGGGTCGATATCCGTGATCACAGTCCGATCGAGCAACCGCATGTGGTAGGTATTTTTCATGAAACATTGTACAAAACGGTCAATGTCATCAGTGGGCTTCCAGCGGATGGGATCGTTGTGGTCAATTCCACGCGTCCGGCAGAGGAAATACGGGCTGATTTGGGGCTAGTATCCGGTACGCTGGCGGTAGTGGATGCGATGGGAATCGCACTGGAGGAGCGGACCAAGCTGAACACGTCCATGTTGGGTGCGCTGTTCCGTGTCTGTGATTTTTTAGATCCGGAGGCGATGAGATCGGTCATTCGCAGTACGTTTGAGAAGAAAAATCCACAACTGGTGGAGCCTAATTTGCGTACGTTTAACCGGGGCTTTGAGGAAATGGAACTGCACGTATATCCAGTTACAAACGCTGCCCAGGATCACATTTTTGAACGGCCGCAGCCTTTGCTGGGCTATGAAACACAACCCTCGGGAGGTATTATAGCCACGCAGGGAAACAGCATGACGAGAGATGTCAGCGGTTCACGTCAGGGCTTTGTGCCTGAATATGAAGCTGATAAATGTACACATTGTGCCAAGTGTGATTCGATTTGCCCGGATTACTGTTTTGTATGGGAAGAGCAGGCGGACAAACGGGGAAGAATGCTGCCATTTTTGCAAGGGATTGATTACCAGTATTGCAAAGGATGCTTGAAATGCGTAGATATTTGCCCGTCGGGGGCATTAAGCTCGCGTCGTGAGCAATGGGGATGGGCGGAGCAGCATCGGGTTGCCCATCAATTTCCGGTATATGAAGGAGGCCGTGTGTAA
- a CDS encoding peptidylprolyl isomerase: protein MKKGRIDLENGGIVEIDFFPEEAPNTVANFEKLANSGYYNGLSFHRVIPGFVAQGGCPNGTGTGGPGYTIDCETATNTTKHAKGVLSMAHAGRNTGGSQFFICYAPQPHLDGVHTVFGQVTKGMEFIDAVKQGDKMKEVKVFDA, encoded by the coding sequence ATGAAAAAAGGTAGAATAGATCTTGAAAATGGCGGTATCGTCGAAATTGATTTTTTTCCAGAAGAAGCGCCAAACACGGTTGCTAACTTTGAAAAGCTGGCAAACAGCGGCTACTACAACGGCTTGAGCTTTCACCGTGTAATTCCAGGCTTTGTTGCCCAAGGTGGTTGTCCTAATGGAACAGGCACAGGCGGCCCTGGCTACACAATCGACTGCGAAACAGCTACGAACACAACGAAGCATGCCAAGGGCGTTCTGTCCATGGCGCATGCAGGCCGTAACACAGGCGGAAGCCAGTTCTTTATCTGTTACGCTCCACAGCCGCATTTGGATGGAGTACATACTGTATTTGGTCAAGTGACCAAAGGTATGGAATTCATTGATGCTGTAAAACAAGGCGACAAAATGAAAGAGGTTAAAGTATTTGACGCGTAA
- the lysA gene encoding diaminopimelate decarboxylase, with protein sequence MYLHGSSKINSNGHLEIGGCDTTFLKERFGTPLYIVDEQLVRQRCREFIEAFRETGLKFQVAYASKAFCVMAMCALAAEEGMSLDVVSSGELFTAMQAGFPAERIHFHGNNKTPEEIEMALDAQIGCFVVDSEMELHLLQALASERKQQVNILLRVTPGVEAHTHEYMATGQEDSKFGFDIANGTARHAVEQVIRLDHLNLLGVHSHIGSQIFEVNGFQMAAERVAAFCREIKEQLQFSFKVINLGGGFGIRYTEEDTPLKISTYVQAIGEAVKTHFSGLYDELPEIWIEPGRSIVGDSGTTLYTVGSIKDIPQVRKYVSVDGGMTDNPRPALYQARYEAMLANRAYDANEETVSIAGKCCESGDMLIWDVELPRPTNGDLLAVASTGAYNYSMASNYNRIRRPAVVFVNNGEAELVVRRESYEDIVRNDVVPQRLVRDQAGSSVHPNAKITVSS encoded by the coding sequence ATGTATTTGCATGGAAGCAGTAAAATTAACAGCAATGGACATTTGGAGATTGGCGGATGTGATACAACGTTTTTGAAGGAGCGTTTTGGAACACCGCTATATATTGTAGATGAACAGTTAGTACGCCAGCGTTGCCGGGAGTTTATAGAAGCTTTTCGTGAAACCGGCTTGAAGTTTCAAGTCGCTTATGCAAGCAAAGCATTTTGCGTAATGGCGATGTGTGCTTTGGCTGCAGAAGAAGGGATGTCGCTCGACGTCGTTTCCAGTGGAGAACTGTTCACCGCGATGCAAGCTGGATTTCCGGCAGAGCGAATCCATTTTCACGGCAACAACAAAACACCGGAAGAAATTGAAATGGCGCTAGATGCGCAAATTGGTTGCTTCGTGGTCGACAGCGAGATGGAACTGCATTTGCTTCAGGCCCTTGCCTCCGAGCGGAAACAGCAGGTAAATATTTTATTGCGGGTTACACCGGGGGTTGAAGCGCATACGCACGAATATATGGCCACAGGGCAAGAGGATTCAAAGTTCGGTTTTGACATTGCGAACGGTACAGCACGCCATGCGGTGGAGCAGGTTATCAGGCTGGATCATCTGAACTTACTGGGGGTACATTCCCATATCGGATCGCAAATTTTTGAAGTGAACGGCTTCCAAATGGCTGCCGAACGGGTTGCCGCTTTTTGCAGAGAAATCAAGGAACAGCTTCAGTTTTCTTTCAAGGTTATTAATCTAGGTGGGGGATTTGGCATTCGTTACACAGAAGAGGATACACCACTGAAAATTTCCACTTATGTGCAGGCTATCGGCGAAGCGGTAAAAACTCATTTTTCCGGGCTTTATGATGAGCTTCCAGAAATCTGGATTGAGCCGGGACGCAGTATTGTGGGCGATTCAGGCACAACCTTATACACGGTAGGAAGTATCAAGGATATTCCGCAGGTACGGAAATACGTCTCGGTGGACGGTGGAATGACGGATAATCCGCGTCCAGCGCTATATCAGGCGAGGTATGAAGCCATGCTGGCTAACCGAGCGTACGATGCGAACGAGGAGACGGTATCCATTGCGGGCAAATGCTGTGAAAGCGGCGATATGCTCATTTGGGATGTGGAGCTGCCGCGTCCGACCAACGGGGATTTGCTCGCTGTTGCTTCAACCGGAGCCTACAATTATTCTATGGCGAGTAATTATAACCGGATACGCCGACCAGCGGTTGTATTTGTAAACAATGGTGAGGCCGAGCTGGTGGTGCGCCGGGAAAGCTATGAGGATATCGTTCGGAATGATGTCGTGCCACAGCGCCTGGTTCGTGACCAAGCCGGTTCATCGGTTCATCCCAATGCCAAGATAACGGTTTCTTCCTGA
- a CDS encoding spore germination protein codes for MEHTPDQEHQEDGVIGNEGHTAGKEEMSPWKKRQAQESADFKHKKESERSDNVEESVLYWQAKDDISPRMKENQETLKTVIGLGETFDVVFREMTLGGRHIGYLFLNTFAKDLVMVEVLKRLTYLTPDDLSTDGLQSYFENYIPHIQVEKTDKMSVVINKVLTGYSAFFMEGERFSIILDTRNYPVRNPEEPSLERVVRGARDGFTETMLTNVGLVRRRLRDPGLKFEAMQVGRRTRTDVCLGYIDDIVDKVMVDTVRDKIKNVDLDGIPLADKQLEETIINKGWNPYPLVRYSERPDVVASHIMEGRVVIFVDTSPSVMILPTTFFDLCQHAEENRQTAFMGSYLRWVRFIGIFASMFLLPMWLLMVINPELKPAFLDFIGPQKEAHLPLIAQFIIVELGVDLMRMAAVHTPTPLASAMGLIAAILVGDIAVKTGLFVNEVVLYMAVAAIGMFATPSYELGLANRLIRLFLLIAVAIFHVPGFIVGTTLIILMLTLHRSYNSSYLWPFIPFNAKAMASILFRMPVLNAPNRPSSNKTRDNTRMPNTDASTDSNSGNRQEH; via the coding sequence ATGGAGCATACACCGGATCAAGAACATCAGGAGGACGGAGTCATCGGGAATGAAGGTCATACTGCTGGCAAGGAAGAGATGAGCCCGTGGAAAAAAAGGCAGGCACAGGAGTCAGCAGATTTTAAGCATAAAAAAGAGAGTGAGCGTTCTGATAACGTAGAGGAATCCGTTCTTTATTGGCAGGCTAAGGATGATATATCGCCAAGAATGAAGGAAAATCAGGAAACACTCAAAACAGTAATCGGTCTGGGAGAGACCTTTGATGTCGTATTCAGGGAGATGACACTAGGCGGGCGTCATATCGGCTATCTGTTTCTGAATACCTTTGCCAAGGACCTGGTCATGGTTGAAGTGCTAAAGCGGCTCACCTATCTGACACCGGATGATTTGTCTACGGACGGACTGCAATCGTATTTTGAAAATTATATTCCGCATATTCAGGTGGAAAAGACGGACAAAATGTCAGTTGTCATCAATAAGGTGCTGACAGGCTATAGCGCCTTTTTTATGGAAGGTGAGCGCTTTTCGATCATTTTGGACACCCGTAATTACCCGGTACGCAATCCCGAAGAGCCGTCACTGGAGCGCGTCGTACGCGGTGCCCGTGACGGCTTTACAGAGACGATGCTGACAAATGTGGGTCTGGTTCGCCGCCGTTTGCGGGACCCCGGCCTTAAATTTGAGGCGATGCAGGTTGGGCGTCGCACCCGGACAGACGTATGCTTGGGCTACATTGATGATATCGTGGATAAAGTGATGGTGGATACCGTACGCGACAAAATTAAAAACGTCGATCTGGACGGCATCCCGCTGGCGGATAAGCAATTAGAGGAGACGATAATTAATAAAGGTTGGAATCCATATCCATTAGTACGGTATTCGGAGCGACCAGATGTCGTGGCTTCGCATATTATGGAAGGGCGAGTCGTTATTTTCGTCGATACCTCACCCAGCGTGATGATCTTGCCTACCACCTTTTTTGACCTTTGTCAGCATGCAGAAGAGAATCGGCAAACGGCTTTTATGGGGAGCTATTTGCGCTGGGTTCGCTTTATAGGAATTTTTGCCTCGATGTTTTTGCTTCCGATGTGGCTGCTTATGGTCATCAATCCCGAGCTAAAACCGGCGTTTCTCGATTTTATCGGTCCTCAAAAGGAAGCCCATCTACCGTTAATTGCCCAGTTCATCATTGTGGAGCTAGGGGTCGATCTAATGCGCATGGCGGCTGTCCATACACCGACACCACTGGCTTCCGCGATGGGCTTGATCGCCGCCATTTTGGTCGGGGATATTGCGGTCAAAACGGGACTTTTCGTCAACGAAGTTGTGCTGTATATGGCTGTGGCTGCTATCGGGATGTTTGCAACGCCGAGCTATGAATTGGGATTGGCGAATCGGCTCATCCGGCTGTTTTTGCTGATCGCTGTGGCTATTTTCCACGTTCCGGGTTTTATTGTAGGCACGACACTGATCATTTTGATGCTGACGCTGCATCGGTCATATAACTCTTCCTACCTGTGGCCGTTCATTCCTTTTAATGCCAAGGCGATGGCTTCCATCTTGTTCCGTATGCCTGTGCTGAATGCGCCTAACCGTCCATCATCTAACAAAACGCGGGACAATACGCGTATGCCGAACACGGATGCAAGCACGGATTCGAACTCTGGCAACAGGCAAGAACATTAA
- a CDS encoding stage V sporulation protein AB: protein MMYVQGALQIILGIAGGVAVGGGVIALFIVLDMIPRLAQLTRTYNQSRAYEKSMILGSVVGTVADFWNICLPLPGVLTWIPGLFCGVFIGLLAAALTEVLNLLPILAKRLHMTVYMFGLLMAMVLGKVTGSFFDWFVYNR, encoded by the coding sequence ATGATGTATGTACAGGGTGCACTTCAGATCATTTTAGGTATCGCCGGAGGCGTTGCGGTGGGTGGTGGCGTGATCGCACTTTTTATTGTGCTGGATATGATTCCCAGGCTTGCACAGCTTACCCGTACCTATAACCAATCACGAGCGTACGAAAAGTCTATGATTTTGGGTTCAGTGGTGGGAACGGTGGCCGATTTTTGGAATATATGCTTGCCGTTGCCGGGCGTACTTACATGGATACCCGGGTTGTTTTGCGGAGTGTTTATCGGTTTACTTGCCGCAGCATTGACGGAGGTACTGAATCTCTTGCCTATACTCGCCAAACGTCTCCATATGACCGTGTATATGTTTGGTCTGCTGATGGCGATGGTGCTGGGTAAGGTGACGGGTTCGTTTTTTGACTGGTTCGTATACAACCGTTAA
- a CDS encoding stage V sporulation protein AA, whose product MTHNPAPTVAPIVYLRLRSRVRMSQGHDLRLGDVAHLLADPEWENDLLELVLKRPQQQDGNLILVDMLQIISKIRERIPGVVVESLGKPHVLVEIVEKPRKPSRILFVLVWLLLFFGSALTIMNFHADVSMMEVQVRIVEMITGHKDEHPYLFQIAYSIGIGFGMIVFFNHLFKKKWNEEPTPLEVEMYLYQENVDQYVVAEEYEKMARMPTKDKRR is encoded by the coding sequence ATGACTCATAATCCGGCTCCTACAGTGGCTCCCATAGTCTATTTACGTCTCCGCAGTCGTGTACGCATGTCACAGGGGCATGACTTGCGTTTGGGAGATGTAGCCCATCTGCTGGCAGATCCCGAATGGGAAAACGATCTGCTGGAGCTTGTTCTTAAGCGACCGCAGCAGCAGGACGGTAATCTGATACTGGTGGACATGTTGCAAATCATTTCGAAAATTAGAGAACGCATTCCGGGTGTCGTCGTGGAATCTCTCGGCAAGCCGCATGTGCTTGTGGAAATCGTGGAGAAACCGCGTAAGCCATCCAGAATATTGTTTGTTCTGGTATGGTTGCTTCTGTTCTTTGGATCTGCGCTTACGATTATGAATTTCCACGCTGACGTCAGCATGATGGAGGTGCAGGTGCGGATTGTTGAAATGATTACCGGACACAAGGATGAGCATCCATATCTCTTCCAGATTGCGTATTCGATCGGCATCGGCTTCGGTATGATCGTGTTCTTTAATCATTTGTTTAAAAAAAAATGGAACGAGGAGCCAACGCCGCTGGAAGTGGAAATGTATCTGTATCAGGAAAATGTGGATCAGTACGTAGTGGCGGAGGAATATGAAAAGATGGCCCGCATGCCTACGAAGGATAAGCGTCGATGA
- the sigF gene encoding RNA polymerase sporulation sigma factor SigF: MEAGGKKTSNSYLEDAEVKRLIALSQSGDNDARETLVNSNIRLVWSVVQRFMNRGYEPDDLFQIGCIGLLKSVDKFDLSYEVKFSTYAVPMIIGEIQRFLRDDGTLKVSRSLKETANKVRKMKDELSKRLNRLPTIKEVADELGVTPEDVVFAQEANKPPTSIHETVFENDGDPITLMDQIADESQERWFDKLALNEAIGGLTERERLIVYLRYYRDQTQSEVASRLGISQVQVSRLEKKILQSIRDQIAQ; this comes from the coding sequence ATGGAAGCGGGAGGAAAAAAAACTTCGAACAGCTATTTGGAGGATGCGGAAGTCAAACGGCTCATTGCACTGAGTCAATCCGGTGATAATGATGCCCGTGAGACACTGGTCAATAGTAATATCCGGCTCGTCTGGTCTGTCGTGCAGCGCTTTATGAACCGGGGATATGAACCTGACGATCTTTTTCAGATCGGCTGCATCGGTTTGTTAAAATCGGTGGACAAATTCGATCTAAGCTATGAAGTCAAATTTTCAACATATGCGGTCCCGATGATTATTGGGGAAATTCAACGTTTTCTGCGCGATGACGGCACGCTCAAGGTTAGCCGCTCCTTAAAGGAGACGGCCAATAAGGTCCGCAAAATGAAGGACGAGCTATCCAAACGGCTGAACCGTTTACCTACGATCAAGGAAGTCGCAGATGAACTGGGAGTTACACCAGAGGATGTTGTTTTTGCCCAGGAGGCTAACAAGCCGCCAACCTCGATTCACGAAACCGTGTTCGAAAATGACGGTGATCCGATTACGCTGATGGATCAGATTGCTGATGAATCGCAGGAGCGATGGTTCGACAAGCTGGCGCTGAATGAGGCTATCGGTGGGCTGACTGAGCGGGAACGGCTCATTGTATATTTGCGTTATTATCGCGATCAGACCCAATCAGAGGTCGCAAGCCGTCTTGGTATTTCCCAGGTGCAGGTATCGCGGCTGGAAAAAAAGATTTTACAGTCGATTCGTGATCAGATTGCTCAATAA
- the spoIIAB gene encoding anti-sigma F factor yields MRESTGNNFMSLQFAAKSENEAFARVAVAAFISRLDPTMDELSDLKTVVSEAVTNSIIHGYDSDPSGVVTIKVGIETDMVTLVIEDAGRGIEDLELAKQPLYTSKPELERSGMGFTIMENFMDEFEAVSEPGGGTSVRMKKRIESKKALYN; encoded by the coding sequence ATGAGAGAAAGTACGGGAAACAATTTCATGAGCTTGCAGTTTGCCGCCAAATCCGAGAATGAAGCGTTTGCCCGCGTCGCTGTCGCTGCCTTTATTTCCCGGCTTGATCCTACGATGGACGAGCTAAGTGATCTGAAAACCGTGGTGTCCGAGGCGGTGACAAACAGTATTATTCACGGCTATGACAGCGATCCGTCCGGAGTCGTGACGATCAAGGTCGGGATTGAAACGGACATGGTTACATTGGTGATTGAAGATGCAGGAAGAGGGATTGAGGATTTGGAGCTGGCGAAGCAGCCACTGTATACGTCGAAGCCTGAATTGGAACGGTCCGGTATGGGTTTTACCATAATGGAAAACTTCATGGATGAGTTTGAAGCAGTCAGTGAGCCGGGCGGAGGCACGTCGGTCCGGATGAAGAAAAGGATTGAATCCAAGAAAGCTTTGTATAATTAG
- the spoIIAA gene encoding anti-sigma F factor antagonist: MNLQIEMEHHRGVLIVRLSGELDHHTSDMVRMQMDEAIQRRQCEHIVLSLKNLQFMDSSGLGVILGRYKLIKQKGGKMAVCDVNPPVHRLLDMSGLFKIMPVYEDEGNALTELEVVS; the protein is encoded by the coding sequence ATGAACCTGCAAATTGAAATGGAGCATCACCGGGGGGTACTGATTGTAAGGCTGTCCGGTGAGCTTGATCACCATACGTCGGACATGGTCCGTATGCAAATGGATGAGGCGATTCAGCGCCGCCAATGCGAGCATATTGTGCTCAGCCTGAAAAATCTCCAGTTTATGGACAGCTCCGGCCTTGGCGTTATCTTGGGACGTTACAAGCTGATTAAACAGAAGGGCGGGAAGATGGCTGTCTGTGATGTCAATCCGCCGGTACACCGACTACTGGATATGTCAGGCCTGTTTAAAATCATGCCTGTATATGAAGATGAGGGAAATGCGCTCACGGAACTGGAGGTGGTGTCATGA
- a CDS encoding D-alanyl-D-alanine carboxypeptidase family protein: protein MKKKVVAFILACLVALTAVPVGSWAEESKPESKPREGSAAELAPEALSAILMDADTGTVIYEKNSREKLPPASITKIMTMLLTMEAVHDGKLKLTDKVRASEYAASMGGSQIFLEPGEEMTVDEMLKGVAMASGNDASVAMAEKIAGSEQAFVELMNAKAQQLGLKDTHFANCNGLPVKNHYSSAHDIAVMSRELLKYPQITKYTGAYQDYLRKSSAKPFWLVNTNKLVRFYTGADGLKTGYTGEAKFCLSATAKRDGMRVVAVVLGEPNTKTRNNEVSSMFDYAFSQYTMKSVYKPGDLLGSVKVEKGVLPELKIQADRSYSVLVKKGGTKETLRHELQLAPSLKAPVRAGDPVGKLVVYQDGKRLKEFNITAPVAVEKAGWWKLFKRTMSNLFSL from the coding sequence GTGAAGAAAAAAGTGGTAGCATTCATCCTGGCTTGTCTGGTAGCCTTGACTGCTGTCCCCGTCGGTAGTTGGGCCGAGGAAAGCAAACCTGAAAGCAAGCCCAGGGAGGGTTCTGCGGCCGAGCTGGCTCCTGAGGCTCTCTCGGCAATTCTGATGGATGCGGATACGGGTACAGTCATCTATGAAAAAAATAGCCGTGAAAAGCTTCCTCCGGCGAGCATTACCAAAATTATGACTATGCTGCTAACGATGGAGGCTGTTCATGACGGCAAACTCAAGCTGACCGATAAAGTACGGGCCAGCGAATATGCGGCTTCGATGGGCGGATCGCAAATTTTTCTGGAGCCGGGAGAAGAAATGACGGTCGATGAGATGCTTAAGGGAGTGGCGATGGCTTCCGGCAACGATGCTTCCGTGGCGATGGCTGAGAAAATTGCGGGTTCTGAGCAGGCTTTTGTCGAATTGATGAATGCGAAGGCGCAGCAGCTTGGTTTAAAGGATACCCATTTTGCCAATTGCAATGGTTTGCCGGTAAAAAATCACTATTCTTCTGCGCATGATATTGCGGTCATGAGCCGTGAACTGTTGAAATATCCTCAAATTACAAAATATACAGGAGCGTATCAGGACTATTTACGCAAATCCTCGGCCAAGCCGTTTTGGTTGGTGAATACGAATAAGCTGGTTCGTTTCTATACAGGAGCGGACGGGCTGAAAACAGGCTATACAGGGGAAGCGAAATTTTGCCTTTCCGCTACGGCCAAACGTGATGGTATGCGTGTAGTCGCTGTTGTACTTGGCGAACCGAATACTAAAACACGTAACAATGAAGTATCTTCCATGTTCGATTATGCTTTTTCCCAATACACAATGAAATCAGTGTACAAGCCGGGTGACCTGCTGGGAAGCGTAAAAGTCGAGAAGGGTGTACTGCCGGAGCTGAAAATTCAGGCAGATCGTTCCTACAGTGTACTGGTGAAAAAAGGAGGAACGAAGGAAACGCTGCGTCATGAACTGCAACTCGCTCCAAGTCTGAAAGCTCCTGTCCGTGCAGGAGATCCGGTCGGCAAGCTGGTTGTCTATCAGGATGGTAAACGGCTCAAGGAGTTTAACATAACCGCACCCGTAGCGGTGGAGAAGGCTGGATGGTGGAAATTGTTTAAACGTACCATGTCGAACCTGTTTTCTTTGTAG